From Zea mays cultivar B73 chromosome 3, Zm-B73-REFERENCE-NAM-5.0, whole genome shotgun sequence:
ctacccatctggagcttgatgggaagctgttcgtcaacacgcagcaggcccctacctggcgcgccaactgtcggcgtttcgacccggggggtccctggaccgacgagtaaattgtcaccgcgtgccccagcccagatgggtcggcgcgagacggagcgcgaaggggggaaaagccggagggagacaggcgtaaaaggggaaacccgcggccttcgtgtttgtcccgcgcccacgtcggtccgagccctgggttgggcgaggtagaggctcctccgaggtcgaggtcgagtctgagcccctgggtcgggcgaggcggggaccgtcggctgaggccagggctgagtccgagccctggggtcgggcgaggcggagttcgtcgtcttccggggccgagcccgagtccgagccctggggtcgggcgaggcgaagttcgtcgtcttccggggccgagcctgagtccgagccctggggtcgggcgaggcggagtccgtcgtcttctagggccgagcccgagtccgagccccgggatcgggcgaggcggagttcgtcgtcttccggggctgagcccgagtccgagccctggggtcgggcgaggcggagttcgtcgtcttccggggctgagcccgagtccgagccctggggtcgggcgaggcggagttcgtcgtcttccgggtctgagccctagggtcgagcgaggcggagcttcctatggcgcccgaggccggacttggctgctgtcagcctcactctgtcgagtggcacagcagtcggagcggcgcaggcggcgctgtcctcttgtcaggccggtcagtggagcggcgaagtgactgcggtcacttcggctctgtcgactgaagggcgcgcgtcaggataaggtgtcaggtcatccttgcattaaatgcccctacaATACGGTCGGTcatcgtggcgatttggccaaggttgcttcttggcgaagactgggcctcgggcgagccgaaggtgtgtccgttgcttgagggggccctcgggcgggacgtaaatcctctggggtcggctgcccttgcccgaggctgggctcgggcgaggcgagatcgtgtcccttgagcggaccgagccttgacttaatcgcacccatcaggcctttgcaactttgtgctgatgggggttaccgactgagattaggagtcttgggggtacccctaattatggtccccgacagtttctGAGCTATTTTTTGTGATTTTGTGTGGTTGCGCTCTTGTGGTTGTATCTCTTGCGTTGTATTGTTGTGTTTGATCTTGTGCGTGTATTCTCTCCTCTCTCTTGTGCTGTTACTGAGTTGTAAACTCCATCAAACTATGTATGGCTATAGAAGACtcgaacttgtggagattccgtgCGAGGGGGCCATATTAATATAAGGAAGGCTGTGGCACTCAAGTTAATCATAGGATCATTTGAAAAAGTGTTGAGAGCAACCCTGTCCATtaaggacaccacaacgtggagtagacaaTCATTTCAGGCTTGGCTGAACCACGAGAAAAATCACCATGTCTTGTGTACTTATTTCTTTGTGATTTTTCCCTCTATCTAAGTTCTCCAAATTCACTTGCAATATTGTTCTTAGTCTATTTCATATATTGaaagaacaatcaagtgaagaggacTTTCTCTCTTGTTCTCTCTTCAACCATTTATTTGGGCTAAGTTTATGTTTAAAGAACAATCTAACCATTTTATTTGGGCTAAGTTTATGTTTAAAGTTGTGTTTTGCAAGCatctcctattcaccccctctaggagactCTCAGTCTTCCTCTCCTCAACCATTGTAGCAATCTTTATTCTATTGGGTCAACTTTGAAAGCCTTAATTTAACCCTTACATCTTCGAGAGCAAGGTATTCCCTCGCTCCTTAATTTATACACATTTTTTGGTATATGTTATGCATATTTTTCAACCCTAGTTCTCTAGGTAGACATGAGTGGAATCGGTTTTTATTTTTGGTGTATAAGCAAAGTTGCATTTATAAACATGTGTTTATTTTCCATTCGATTTATATGTATATACGTCGATGCATGTGTTTTATGATTAGCTTCAATGTTAGTTATTATGTTTAGGTTTAACGTAggttaattttggttgttatctTTAGGTtttattttgttatttataatattTGGTTTTTTCAGTTATTTTGTGTAAGTTATATGTCTATATGAATTTGAATGTTTGGATTGTGGTATAAGGCAAAAAGACTTGTTTTCTTAGAACACTGTGTTTTGATAGATACAGGACATGTGACAATAGAAACAACGAAAACAGGTTCGTCCCGAAGATTTCATACTTGAAGGCATTTTGCAAAGATGCACATGTCCCTTCTAAGCTACAATTACATTCGAGTCTCTGACAATGCTAAGCCAGTCCACATGTTTCAATCGAGGCATTTATGGGCACAACTGACCATTGCTTCTAAGCTTATAATCATTTGTGTTCGCACTATCTTCATGGTATAAGGTTACTAGATTGTCCATGTATTTTATAAAACAACTGAGGGGGTGTTTGGGAGTGAAGTTTTTTCACAGTTTTGGaaaaatactgcagtattctcaaatactgcagtattatatacagaatggtgtttggcaagctagctaaaatctctgttttcaaaactgaagtattgcaaatactatagttgttttaaggcattctaaacttagctctagacctcagttttcaaaactgcggtattgtaaactgcggtattgtcataactaaagtatactgtagtatttcaaaaactgtggttttcaaaaactttgttcccaaacagggtCTGAGTACTTTTAAACAAATTTAGATACAGGTGACTAAATGCAAActaaataatatcaaattactaCCTAACTAAATAGAGTAAAGTGCATTGGTGGTCCCTAAAATTGTTCAGGTGTGTAAATCCGGTCTCTAAACTCTAAAAATAGTCGATTAGGTCGATAATTATAGTTCCAGTGGCATTTTAGTCCCATCAATTGTGGATAGGACCTGGTTAGCTGTCGTGACCTTGCCATATAGCCGCCGCCTCGTCCTCGCGTCGAACTCCGACGATGTCGTGCCACGTGGACAACACAATGGCAAGGCCATGTGAGCTAACCAAGTGTGCCACCTTTTTTAGGGAGATTGTCGACTTACTCATTACAAATGATAGCACTAGTTTTTGTGTGAGCACTATTGCTCGTTGATGCACAGCTCTATAAGGGCTATTTTGGAAACTCAAATTTTCTTCGGAATTGAAGGGGTGAGAGAGAATGAATTCATTTCTAACCTAATTCTCTCCGACCCTGAAGATGATTTGAGTTCTCAAATCAGCCCTAACACTGTATTTTTAACAAGGTTTCATTGAGAATTATTTGCTGGAAAACGTTTTTGTTTTAAACTATAGCTGAAATCGTCTGCTAGCCCATGGCAACTAGGGATCGGTTGGCTTCGAACTCCATACGCCGTCCCGCACGACGTTATGCTTGTCCTCTCTGATTCTCTGAACTTAGAAATGATCACCAAGGTCATTGCTTCTGGGAAAGCGGATCATTATTAAATCCATTAAGAAACACGTGACATCAGAAAAGGAAGTACTAGTATGATAAAGCATGGTAGTTAGCCTACCAAGTAGGCAAGCACCGATCGATGTCAAAGACACGGATTAGTTGGTTTGGTCCTGTCAGACTCGCAGTTCCGCTGATTAATTGTGGCCTGAACTTACATAAGCCTCACAACATCAGGATTTATAGACGTATATGAGTTACAACAGTCACTAATCTCTGacaaaaaaaagaaaagcaaCATACAACAATCTATATCTTGCATACATACAGAATGAAGGAAGGAGCACTAACGACCAGCTAACCGAAAAAAAAATCAGCTGACATTTGCAACGCAGTCGGTGGCTTTGCTTTGCACGGTGGTGAAGGCCCCCACCTCGAGCGTGATGGAGCAGTTCATCTTGATGTCCAGGTCCCTCTTGTAGATGCCGAGCACGCTGATCCTCCCGGCGATCTCCGTGTAGCTGGTGAGGTTGTACTCCTTGCCGAAGATGAGGTCCGTGGCGTTGACGCTGGGCGAGACGCGGTCGGCGAGCACGTCCAGCGTCACGTTCATGCGCACGGTGCGGTCGGCGCCCACCTCGCCCCGGGGCGCGTACGCCACGCCCACCGTCTCCCCGCCGTAGTAGAAGTCCGTCTCGCTGCGGCCGAACGCGAAGGACGCCACGTTGGGGTTCTTGATGGAGATGTCGGCGCTGAGCGTCGCGTTCACGGACACCGGGTGCTCCGGCGTCGAGCCGGGGCCGCCGTCCACGCCCTCCAGCGTCACGCCGTTCATGGTCAGCACGGGGTCCTTCACCCTGAACACGGTCAGCGCCAGCACCAGCACGGTGATGCCCAGGAGGACCACGGAGGTGGCGCAGCAGCCGCAGCACCAGAGCAAGCACCGCCGCTTGCGGAGGTACTGCGTCGgccgccagcgcctggtggcggtcGCGGCCTCCTCCTCGTCCCCCGTCGCCGCCGGGTGGACGGTCGGGGACGCGACGGCGATCGGCCTCGTCGTCTCCTCCTTCCCGgccgctgctgccgccgccgcggcGTTGTACGGTACTgcggtcgccgtcgccgtcgccatggGGTGGAGGCTGGAACTGGAATGGGAGCGCGGAGGAGGACGATGATGCGGGCGGGTCTTGGATGTGAGAATCTTGACGCAGGGTCGCGCGGTCTTATATGCGTCGGATTTTCGCACAAGGCACGAGCTTTTGTTTTCTCGCTGTGGCGGGCCGCCGTGCATCGCGTACGTGTTCTTCGCGACGGAGCGGGACAAACACGTCGGCTTGACTTTGCCGTGGCTTCAGCTCTGGACCTGTGGAGTGGACCAATAAATGGGCCCGCAGAGATTTTATTTTTCTTCCGCTGACACAAATTGACTCCAAGCTTTTTTATGGACACGTTTGAAACTCGAGTGACAGACTGTTTACTGTTTGGTGGACGAATGGATTTGGTCGCAGAAGGCATGAGGTTCTCGTCAACAGAAGTAGTGAACTGTACTCGCGATCCGTGAGAAAGCGTCTAATCAATTCAAGTGAGTGATCAATTCTGACCTTAAGGACATGACTTATTAAAACTGTGGTCAGCTGGCTACTACTGTATGTTTCACGAATCGTAAGCACATCTCTTTTTCATCCGTAAGAGGACATAGCATTTCCACTCTTTTCTGCAAAGACCGCTGGTTGGTCGACAAGTCACTGCACATCTTAACGTAGTCGTGGGTCCATGAATAATTATTAGTAGATTAAAAATTGATAGTAGATAAaagtagatataataaatgatattTTATGATTGTAATGGGATATAGAGAGAATATTTAGACAAAACTGCTgcgaaagaaaaaaaagaaataaTAAAAAAATGATATAGATAGTGAAATTTAGAGAAAACGGCTGCACAGATAAAAGAGGCGCTGCGGCGGTCGGACGATCAAATCCCACCTGGTTCAAATCAATTTTCAGCACCACTATTTCTCCTTAACTGCTGTTTTTTTTTTGGGTTTCCACACTTGGTCGCCGTCTTCTCCCCCTTTCGCTTTCGCTCTTCCTCTCCAGCCCACAAGACTCCGCGGCGCCGCAGACATGCGCCCGCTTATCCGAACCGCTCGCTGCTGGCTCCTCCGCGCGCGTGTTCGCGCCATGGCCACGCTTCCTATGGCGTCCCCCGCCGCCGCCATCCCCTCCTCCGCCACCCGCCCCGTCGCCTCCCCTTCTTCGCGTTCTCACCGCCCCCTCACCCGCTTCTTCTCCGTCGCGCCGGCGCCGGTCGGGGCGAAAGGGCTCCGAGCGGCGGCCTCCGCCGTTGAGGTGGGCGGCGTAAAGATCGCGCGCGAGGGTGAGTGAGGGGCTCTCGGGCCCGCCGAGCTGTGACGATGTAAAGGCGGGATCTTGGTAGGATGCCAGGGGTTTTGAGCAGGGTTTGCTTTGCTTTTACTTTTCCCGAGTTAGGATTTGAGAGTTCAAATGCGCTATGCTTAGGCTACTACTGGTAGGGTTTACGAAGGCTCCATTCATTCACGATATCATAATGACTAATATGTTGGTGTGCTATGAATCGTTAGTTCAAATTCCTGAATCACTGGCTGCGTAATTGCGTTCCTCAGTAGATTCTTGGCGTTGGAATAGCTCTGACAGTCACTGCGTTGCATTTTAGTGCTGCAGTTTGAGACCAAAATGTTGCTACAGTGCATGTGTGTTTATACTCCAGTAGAGCTAATGAAAATTGACTCGAAATGTACCATACACTTTGTGCAATTAATATGTTCTCATTTTCACTGTCATGAATTGGTTCATTTTGGATGTCCTTGGTAGATGTTGTGAAAGAAGATGACCCAACAAACAACGTGCCAGACACTATCTTTGCGAAGATTGGCCTGCAGCTGCACAGGAGGGAGAACCATCCCCTTGGGATTCTGAAGAACACAATTTATGATTACTTTGACAAGAACTTCACTGGACAGTTTGACAAGTTTGATGACCTTTGCCCCCTTGTTTCTGTCAAGCAGGTATGAGGTACAAATTGCATGTAGTAATATTTAGTGGATATATGCTATTCTGCTTCTGCTAATGATCAACTGCAGCAGCAGTATACCCTTAACAAAGTACCAGTAGCTAGTCAGTACATAATGCTAGGGTGGATAAGGATGAAAAGAAAGACTGGTAAAATGTATAATTTGGTATAGCATTGCTCATCACTTCCCTCTCATCGCTTCTTCCCTGATATTAGTGAATTGTCACATGGATGTGCTGTGTGTTTGTTCTTCAGATTCGTACATCTTCAGGGACAATGGTATGTGGTAGTTTTTGGTCTCTGGCTGACCTATAAATGTTCTTCGCTGCAGAATTTTGATGATGTCTTGGTCCCTTCTGACCATGTAAGCCGGAGTTACAATGACACATATTATGTTGATGATCAAACAGTCTTAAGGTGTCATACCAGTGCTCATCAAGCTGAGCTGCTAAGGGATGGACGTACACACTTTCTTGTAACTGGAGATGTTTACCGTAGGGATTCCATTGATTCAACTCACTATCCTGTCTTCCATCAGGTACTTTTGTTTTGCCGTACTCACTTAAATTTTCTTAATGAGGTTTGTTTTGGTAATCTTTAACACATGTAGATGGAAGGGTTCCGTGTGTTCTCTCCTGATGAATGGTCAGGTTCTGGCTTGGATGGGACAGCATATGCAGCTGCAGAACTCAAGAAAACACTGGAAGGATTGGCAAGACATCTATTTGGTAAATCATTTGTAGCTTGTTCCTTATCATTTGAGGGGATGACGAAATTGATCCTTGTTTCAGATAAACTATAGAAAAATGTCATCTGCAGGTGCTGTAGAGATGCGATGGGTTGACACATACTTCCCATTTACCAACCCATCCTTTGAGCTCGAAATATATTTTCAGGTATATTGGATGTATTCAACTTTTTTTTATAGTCACAAGCACAAGtaaaatgtgttgcacaagtcacATTGGCATGAATGAGTCTAAATAAGTTTCTTGTCTTCTATAAGGATGATTGGTTAGAGGTTTTGGGCTGTGGAGTTACCGAGCAGGAAATTTTGAAAAGAAATGGCAGGAGAGATCATGTGGCATGGGCCTTTGGATTGGGATTGGAGCGTCTTGCGATGGTCCTTTTCGACATTCCAGATATTCGACTATTCTGGTCGAATGATAAACGGTTCACGTCCCAGGTACTGCTACTACAATTTGGCTATCTAACTGCTTGGGTGCTTCAATTTTGTTAGCTTATGTGTGACGTGTTTACCAGGCTACAGCATCTGGTCATCTGCTCAATCATTACCTTTCTGCAAAACTCACTTTTTTTATCTCAAATATTTTGAGGGTTATAATTTTTAAAATTTTAAGAATTAAAGAGCTTAAATTGTCAAGTTAAATATAACATCCTTAACAACCATTTTCCGTGCTAGTAACAACTGTTATTGATTAATGTCTAGATATAATTTGTTCCCTGATGTAGATAAAAATATTACAACTGATAAACTTTGGTTTTGGCAacacttattgacactagtaactTTATTTAAATGTTTAGTTCATATTTTTaacctttttttttaaaaaaaaattacaACTGATAAACTGTTACTCTATTAAATATGTACCACAGGATCTAATCTGTGTAACTGCACAAAAGTTATGTAATATGTTTATCTAACATAGTATTACCAAGAGATGCATGCTTGTCTTGGTTTGTATTTACTCTCAGCAACTTTAGTTTCTAAGACATTCATTCATGCTACCCAGTTCtcagaaggcaagcttggtgtcaAGTTCAAGCCATTTTCAAAGGTATAATCTCTGTGTTTCTGTTTCTTGTTTAATCTACACTATTTTTTGAGAAAATAATCTTCATCTTGGTGTCAATTATGCTGACTGACAGTTTATTGTTTGTTTAGTTTCCTCCTTGTTACAAAGATATGAGTTTCTGGATCAATGGTGCATTTACAGAAAACAACTTATGTGAGGTTGTCAGAGGAATAGCCGGGGATCTTGTTGAGGAGGTATGGCAACAGTGCACTTGATGCATATTGGTTTAGCTTAGTCAGTTCAAGTTTATAAGATCTTTCAGCTTCCCTGTTTCCATTTAGCATAAGCAATAAAGATTATATGTAGCCATTTTAGATCTATGGTTACGATTAGTAAGAAGATCTCTGCCGGTATCGATTCATCTTTCCTTGGGTTATTATAGTTCGATTAAAATCATTAGCTGGCTCCTTCAGTGCCCACATACATGCATGTGTAGGGTAACTCTTTTTGAGGCATGATAAGGAGTTTTGATCTCATTACCTTCAAACACCAGTATCCATTTGGTTAATATGGCCATGGGGAGCCTAGTTTGTGCAT
This genomic window contains:
- the LOC100280903 gene encoding uncharacterized protein LOC100280903, which gives rise to MATATATAVPYNAAAAAAAAGKEETTRPIAVASPTVHPAATGDEEEAATATRRWRPTQYLRKRRCLLWCCGCCATSVVLLGITVLVLALTVFRVKDPVLTMNGVTLEGVDGGPGSTPEHPVSVNATLSADISIKNPNVASFAFGRSETDFYYGGETVGVAYAPRGEVGADRTVRMNVTLDVLADRVSPSVNATDLIFGKEYNLTSYTEIAGRISVLGIYKRDLDIKMNCSITLEVGAFTTVQSKATDCVANVS
- the LOC100280209 gene encoding Phenylalanine--tRNA ligase, chloroplastic/mitochondrial; this translates as MATLPMASPAAAIPSSATRPVASPSSRSHRPLTRFFSVAPAPVGAKGLRAAASAVEVGGVKIAREDVVKEDDPTNNVPDTIFAKIGLQLHRRENHPLGILKNTIYDYFDKNFTGQFDKFDDLCPLVSVKQNFDDVLVPSDHVSRSYNDTYYVDDQTVLRCHTSAHQAELLRDGRTHFLVTGDVYRRDSIDSTHYPVFHQMEGFRVFSPDEWSGSGLDGTAYAAAELKKTLEGLARHLFGAVEMRWVDTYFPFTNPSFELEIYFQDDWLEVLGCGVTEQEILKRNGRRDHVAWAFGLGLERLAMVLFDIPDIRLFWSNDKRFTSQFSEGKLGVKFKPFSKFPPCYKDMSFWINGAFTENNLCEVVRGIAGDLVEEVKLIDNFTNKKGMTSHCYRIAYRSMERSLTDEEINNLQLNVREAVKDKLKVELR